From a single Anoplolepis gracilipes chromosome 3, ASM4749672v1, whole genome shotgun sequence genomic region:
- the Git gene encoding LOW QUALITY PROTEIN: ARF GTPase-activating protein GIT1 (The sequence of the model RefSeq protein was modified relative to this genomic sequence to represent the inferred CDS: inserted 2 bases in 1 codon; deleted 1 base in 1 codon), which yields MARPKHKASAEVCADCGTLEPGWASINRAILLCDDCCGIHRSLGRHVSHIKSLHKSVWNTYLLNMVHTLSDNGANSIWEHSLLDPSSLKISRRKPQAKDPLHPIKADFIKAKHQHLAFILRPSKEECCTEEELNRQLHSSVRTSNLETSLRLLAQGANPNYFYKEKGTTPLHVAARAGQNLQVELLIANGADPSVIDLNGQLAADIAKMAGHIDLSERIIECMYEVTDRLTYHICSRKPNHRGDEHLISDLTFNLDKNEPALEGKNRLQVLSNHLLEKLAMDVYDEVDRRETEAIWFSTDSLPEKCAVPFLPVNPQLSSTRNQGRXKLARFTPKEFATLITDLLVEAGRRHILANNAFQNPAISMLYKEQLGKHGSQMSDDESLYDSVASDDDCTILTSTDNTSDVAKQVKTINNEDAFAPMAKGLPSMVEVLKKQLTLSESTVRDLREQIYTLQTAVEQLTQENSELKRMLQVRGPSDDSINGHVGGEQEPELEPVHDIKMSTIRGNQRPASMYETREGLRKPVSWSTTIYQTKRDTEVLSRNNTQSLWEYGAPSLPPNEEVTRRTEQVTRRIQELWMAMQDPSQREAFVPCAERIRVAVAELTAIFPQKPLEENIKSALRQLNGNTGRLQAECSGLQRCTSDVEHMDRCLQQVRSCAYDIVKATKLLVTQFQT from the exons ATGGCGCGTCCGAAACACAAAGCGAGCGCCGAAGTATGTGCAGACTGTGGGACACTTG AGCCAGGATGGGCATCAATAAATAGAGCTATTTTGTTATGTGACGACTGTTGTGGGATTCATCGTAGTCTGGGGCGTCATGTGTCGCATATTAAGTCACTGCACAAAAGTGTTtggaatacatatttattgaat atGGTGCATACTTTAAGTGACAATGGAGCTAATAGTATTTGGGAACATTCTTTGCTGGACCCTAGCAGTTTGAAAATTAGTAGAAGAAAACCTCAGGCTAAGGATCCCCTACA TCCTATAAAGGCAGACTTTATTAAGGCAAAGCATCAACATCTGGCATTTATATTAAGACCAAGTAAGGAAGAATGTTGTACTGAGGAGGAACTCAATAGACAGTTACATAGTAGTGTTCGTACAAGCAATTTAGAAACTTCATTGAGGCTATTGGCACAGGGTGCTAATcccaattatttttacaag GAAAAAGGAACCACACCCTTACACGTTGCAGCTCGGGCCGGACAAAATCTCCAAGTGGAACTTTTAATAGCTAATGGTGCAGATCCGAGTGTAATAGATCTAAATGGACAATTAGCTGCCGATATTgctaa GATGGCAGGACATATAGATTTGTCCGAACGCATAATTGAATGTATGTATGAAGTGACAGATAGACTGACGTATCACATATGCTCTCGTAAACCAAATCATCGAGGCGATGAACATCTCATTTCTGATCTTACCTTTAACTTAGATAAAAATGAACCAGCTTTGGAAGGAAAAAACAGATTACAAGTG ttgtcAAATCACTTATTGGAGAAATTAGCCATGGATGTTTATGATGAGGTAGATCGCCGAGAAACAGAAGCAA tCTGGTTTTCAACTGATTCTCTTCCAGAGAAATGTGCTGTTCCGTTTTTGCCAGTTAATCCACAATTATCGTCTACCAGAAATCAAGGAAG CAAATTAGCAAGATTTACGCCAAAAGAATTCGCCACACTTATAACAGATTTACTGGTTGAAGCAGGTCGAAGACATATACTTGCCAACAATGCATTTCAAA ATCCCGCGATATCTATGCTTTACAAAGAACAACTTGGTAAACATGGATCACAAATGTCTGATGACGAATCTTTGTATGATAGTGTTGCATCCGACGATGACTGTACTATTTTAACATCTACAGATAATACTTCTGATGTTGCAAAACaagttaaaaca attaataatgag GATGCATTTGCACCAATGGCCAAAGGTCTTCCATCTATGGTAGaagttttgaaaaaacaattaacCTTATCTGAATCAACTGTACGAGATCTTCGCGAACAGATATATACCTTACAAACCGCTGTCGAACAACTTACTCAAGAGAATAGTGAACTCAAACGTATGCTACAG gTAAGAGGTCCGAGTGATGATAGCATAAACGGGCATGTCGGTGGAGAGCAGGAACCCGAATTAGAGCCAGTGCACGATATTAAAATGTCCACTATACGTGGAAATCAACGACCGGCATCTATGTACGAAACAAGGGAAGGCTTACGGAAACCAGTGTCCTGGTCAACGACTATTTATCaa aCCAAACGCGATACAGAGGTCTTATCACGGAATAACACGCAAAGTCTGTGGGAATATGGGGCGCCTAGTCTGCCACCTAATGAAGAAGTGACTCGGCGAACGGAACAAGTCACCAGACGAATCCAAGAGCTGTGGATGGCTATGCAAGATCCGAGCCAGCGAGAAGCTTTTGTCCCTTGCGCTGAGAGGATACGCGTGGCTGTTGCCGAGTTAACTGCTATATTTCCTCAA AAACCGCTGGAGGAAAATATCAAATCTGCCTTACGTCAATTAAATGGCAATACTGGGAGGCTTCAAGCGGAGTGCTCTGGTCTTCAAAGATGCACCAGTGATGTCGAACATATGGATCGTTGCCTGCAGCAAGTACGTTCATGCGCTTACGATATTGTCAAAGCAACCAAGTTACTCGTTACGCAATTTCAAACATAG
- the LOC140663704 gene encoding uncharacterized protein — protein MRERGIDMENRIYVDEETGEDLIHSFVDCDIRQSSIDSMAMNDAETGEPEVSLIDNRMVRGHHLRRVPFQIPKEVKEKSSKKRHLTELEPVPAGASFGQINPICLFLPAIIYFRWFLALLMLFEVILHVWAHHKNKTLKNANVYFRSPFHDISAEFCALCQNETCMNRVGKMHQIRMHKFLRQCNYMKRVVT, from the exons atgcGTGAACGAGGAATCGATATGGAGAATCGGATATATGTAGATGAAGAAACCGGTGAGGATTTGATCCACTCGTTCGTTGATTGTGACATCCGTCAATCATCAATCGACTCGATGGCGATGAATGACGCGGAGACTGGAGAGCCGGAAGTCAGCCTCATAGACAACAGGATGGTCAGAGGTCATCATCTTAGGAGAGTGCCATTTCAG ATACCGAAGGAggtaaaggaaaaatcttCGAAAAAACGTCATTTAACAGAGCTAGAGCCAGTTCCAGCGGGTGCCTCCTTTGGCCAGATAAATCCCATCTGTCTGTTCTTACCGGCCATCATCTATTTCCGCTGGTTCCTTGCCTTATTAATGCTTTTTGAG GTAATTCTGCATGTATGGGCACATCACAAAAACAAAACCCTGAAGAACGCCAACGTATATTTTCGTTCACCGTTTCACGACATCTCTGCCGAGTTCTGCGCTCTCTGTCAGAACGAGACCTGCATGAATCGTGTTGGTAAAATGCATCAAATTCGGATGCACAAATTTCTGCGTCAGTGCAACTACATGAAGAGAGTAGTAACGTGA
- the LOC140663608 gene encoding LOW QUALITY PROTEIN: uncharacterized protein (The sequence of the model RefSeq protein was modified relative to this genomic sequence to represent the inferred CDS: inserted 2 bases in 1 codon; substituted 2 bases at 2 genomic stop codons), producing INLRAQYEISKPVKIKELFGSCKQSQNGQTNSAVKIRLPERLTPYLKNMSNKKKNETNILGKLSCSKRNVRRNLNFTKIPVPAIKIGVPVTSRNDLNDNLKEENSHLSTKKSCLLPPNTVKDLYIKNKSKQSKSMLPQTCISGYSMCDNKYLRISXETKSCTSSVRVANARINSAIHKKVNKTVIQRMSSQMFTVNDQSGIDILHSDCTDSKNDAVRKEIPDDSLNVKEKKCLSTTTNNYRQDLHQSIXDIHIINQSLNLNHSINKNDEYVIRKTNLTVLASELKRSICKLEKDXLPNLRFMFTTIMDILSTINITDEVSDNTTIMQQMTENLNDHIKINNINTKSLCMISNINTEDNINVQENLNIEESINLENNIPKEIHKTPDTNLIKFVKINACEKNNSKIQTSYQMDLTSDSNKKNDSFVDLENKLDITNIKSNTMIVSLKKSIPESSKYKNKKEETLLKEYMALKSRMSCLLTPNIKHFNCSQSKNDDLYSESGDAKACLSGKVLAELYNLYED from the exons ATCAATCTAAGAGCACAG tacgAGATATCCAAAcctgtaaaaattaaagaactaTTTGGATCATGTAAGCAGTCCCAAAATGGCCAAACAA attCAGCTGTTAAAATTAGATTACCTGAAAGACTTACTccttatttgaaaaatatgtcaaataaaaaaaaaaatg aGACAAACATACTTGGGAAATTATCTTGTAGTAAGAGAAATGTACggcgaaatttaaatttcacaaaaatacCAGTTCCAGCGATTAAAATTGGGGTGCCCGTAACAAGCAGAAAtgatttaaatgataatttaaaagaagaaaactcACATTTgtctacaaaaaaaagttgtttacTGCCACCGAATACTGTAAaagatttgtatattaaaaacaaatccAAGCAAAGCAAGTCTATGTTACCTCAAACGTGCATCTCAGGATATTCTATGTGTGACAACAAGTATCTTAGAATATCTTAGGAAACAAAAAGTTGCACATCTTCTGTGAGAGTTGCAAATGCGCGAATTAATTCTGCAATACACAAAAAAGTTAACAAAACAGTAATACAACGTATGTCGTCGCAAATGTTTACTGTGAACGATCAGTCCGGGatagatattttacattcagATTGTACAGACTCGAAGAATGATGCAGTCAGAAAAGAAATTCCTGATGATTCACTTAATGTTAAGGAAAAGAAATGCTTGTCTACGACTACAAACAATTATAGACAAGACTTGCATCAATCTATATaagatattcatataataaatcaatcattGAATTTAAACCATAGCATTAACAAGAATGATGAATATGTTATTCGTAAGACAAACCTTACAGTTTTGGCATCTGAACTAAAACGTAGTATttgtaaattagaaaaaga attgccaaatttaagatttatgtTTACTACTATTATGGATATATTatctacaataaatataacagatGAGGTAAGCGATAATACCACGATTATGCAGCAAAtgactgaaaatttaaacgatcatataaaaattaataatataaacacaaaATCGCTATGTAtgattagtaatattaatactgaagataatattaatgttcaggaaaatcttaatattgaagaaagtattaatcttgaaaataatattccaaaAGAAATTCATAAAACGCCTGatactaatttaataaaatttgtaaaaataaatgcctGTGAAAAGAACAATTCCAAGATTCAAACATCATATCAGATGGATCTTACTTCTgatagcaataaaaaaaatgatagttTTGTGGATTTAGAAAATAAGCTGGATATCacgaatataaaatctaatacaATGATTGTATCACTTAAAAAAAGCATTCCTGAGTCAAGTAAATACAAAAACAAGAAAGAAGAGACACTTTTAAAGGAATATATGGCTTTAAAGTCACGTATGAGTTGTTTGTTAACAcctaatattaaacattttaattgttcacaatcaaaaaatgatgatttatATTCTGAAAGTGGTGATGCAAAAGCTTGCTTGTCAGGTAAAGTACTTGCAGagctttataatttgtatgaagattag
- the Recq4 gene encoding ATP-dependent DNA helicase Q4, translating to MKLFEDPIFKAKYMKNKLRVKRWESDFMEKYGRKPSKNDIKEADISIKEAYKIYWKLKTSALEETLTDITFCDDTEDNITNNLLQKSINDLDKIPSSEKNTKDTENIDPHDDKCFTEIECSFNQSNTSINVEGIWGDNLNKNKEQMPKRKQTLLIGKSSSFQLSKNKFESSTFTKRNPRKSLSSTKIRNKIENNTNSNIDQTAVSGKNSFDTTVNEMKSMFDESIKLTFEENKPVIQHSINTIQQLANGHITCVNRNLNGGWLDRCTKESNLNMETINLQRFSGTNDSGVELMESSIHSPKSYSVTAFQVSDEDFICNSDSEDEGRKKRIRNFKKLTSQDDSHPKKRQCIKINFDSTIIQSNDIIDNDTFKQTCHVNASSNLILKNKYSENAANDNINTFKLTNDIKTSLNILNESIKIENNIVPLSSNVESNVINNDKEISENICQTETSQIKSQFKTTDIPKSTDLTNQQDTLISDEKRVRQATSCRKAKQVLLDSNPNYVEEKIKKTKVKTSSGRVRTQSVKKSTSQPNKKKNNEEKCDVRKRRKDENSRKNNEQSSGLETYEFPAYDMKILQTIPRFAIKPTESSDLVAQLSESFRIDALEGDISKDILSKASTKPMEKLKKKMDTGTMNDNFVRINLKKKVFVRGKKNFNLFKYKRNQWKHRKKLTSSLDAADLIDKNGTTCFKCGDFGHFSKRCTTSRNATLLPLNEIDEFSSNFLTLEETEKMASENMQGSSYSVMKISCSLQHEEEKEDMAKLFDDDFADVSKKDTLIFQHKIPQELLPPEREIVDPLYSVNEKDNLIKTPTEVFEALHEFGHKNFRFGQEKAIMRILSGQSTLVMLSTGSGKSLCYQLPAYLYSQHSRCITLVISPLVSLMDDQITSMPKVLSAACLHTNQTPKVREQVMQSVRDGKVNVLLVSPEAVVAGEKSTGFGALLKQLPPIAFACIDEVHCISQWSHNFRPSYLMICRVLKEKLRVKTILGLTATVTKTTAESIAKYLDLPDDMVGAISDVPLPRNLVLTVSKDENKDQALIALLKNDRFRELESVIVYCIRREECERIAALLRVSLQDSRNPEKPKAKISSIAEVYHAGMTAHKRKIVQKEFMNGKIKIVVATIAFGMGINKSDIRAIIHYNMPGTFEGYVQEVGRGGRDSITAHCHLFLNPTQNSDKWELRRHIYANGVDRHTIRHLLQKIFIPCSCKKINGENSNRKCPGHEVALPVDEIVQDLDITQEIISTLLCYLELHPKSFITVLSSVYVRARISSYNGPQALKRAAQSSLPLAMAIALDMQKGISHEDSNIIEFSVIDIASAIGWDSGVVKSHLKTLEWTTGVDGKMKRSAISVQYDKLGLRVKAPGDLTDMELDEALDALIARTRSQESLRLQQLELISFAFDKINVPTIKHCSTLDDDVMRRSEELKNIIRQYFQSDSLLTDVDIGFQDKVTNEEYIAADVRNLIIRYRDTKFTGRAVARIFQGIQSPNYPALIWSKCRFWRTHLAADFNVICKIATREILALR from the exons ATGAAGCTCTTCGAGGATCCCATTTTTAAAGCAAAGTACATGAAAAACAAACTCCGTGTAAAACGATGGGAAAGtgattttatggaaaaatatggACGCAAACCTAGCAAA AATGACATAAAAGAAGCAGATATATCTATCAAAGAAgcatataagatatattggaaattaaaaacCAGTGCGCTTGAGGAAACTCTTACGGATATTACTTTCTGTGATGATACAGAAGACAATATTACTAACAATTTGTTGCAAAAATCAATAAACGATCTGGATAAGATTCCaagttcagaaaaaaatacaaaagatacAGAAAACATAGATCCACATGATGATAAATGTTTTACAGAGATTGAGTGCTCTTTCAATCAGTCTAATACATCGATAAATGTTGAAGGAATCTGGGGAGACAATTTGAACAAGAACAAGGAACAAATGCCAAAGAGAAAGCAAACCCTATTGATTGGTAAAAGTTCGTCTTTtcaattatctaaaaataagtttGAAAGTTCAACCTTTACTAAACGAAATCCGAGGAAATCATTGTCATCAACTAAAATCAGgaacaaaattgaaaacaatacTAACTCAAACATTGATCAGACAGCTGTGAGCGGCAAAAATAGCTTTGACACAACAGTTAATGAGATGAAGTCCATGTTTGAtgaatcgataaaattaacatttgaaGAAAACAAACCTGTCATTCAACATTCCATCAATACCATCCAACAATTAGCAAATGGCCATATAACTTGTGTGAATCGTAATTTAAATGGCGGCTGGCTTGATCGATGCACAAAGGAAAGTAATTTGAACATGGAAACCATCAATTTACAGAGATTTTCTGGCACAAACGATTCTGGAGTGGAATTAATGGAATCTAGCATTCACTCCCCAAAGTCATACTCTGTTACAGCGTTCCAAGTCTCTGATGAAGATTTTATATGCAACAGTGATTCCGAAGACGAGGGCAGGAAGAAACGtatcagaaattttaaaaagctgACCAGTCAAGATGATAGTCATCCCAAAAAACGAcaatgcattaaaattaatttcgattcCACGATTATTCAGTCTAACGATATAATCGATAACGATACATTCAAGCAGACTTGTCATGTTAATGCAAGTtctaatttaatcttaaaaaataaatatagtgaAAATGCAGCTAATgacaatattaatacatttaagtTAACTAATGATATTAAAACCAGTCTCAATATATTGAATGAATCAATTAAGATTGAAAACAATATAGTTCCTTTAAGTTCAAACGTCGAATCGAATGTTATCAATAACGACAAAGAgatatctgaaaatatttgtcagaCTGAAACTAGTCAAATAAAAAGTCAATTTAAAACGACAGATATTCCTAAGTCAACTGATCTTACAAATCAGCAAGACACTTTGATATCTGATGAAAAACGAGTAAGACAAGCTACGTCATGTCGAAAAGCGAAACAAGTATTGCTTGATTCCAATCCTAATTATGtagaagagaaaattaaaaagacaaaAGTGAAAACGAGTAGCGGTCGAGTACGAACACAGTCCGTTAAAAAATCTACAAGTCagccaaataaaaaaaagaacaatgaagaaaaatgcgatgtgagaaaaagaagaaaagatgaAAATTCAAGGAAGAATAATGAGCAAAGTTCAGGCTTGGAAACATATGAGTTTCCAGCGTACGACatgaaaatattgcaaacGATTCCTCGCTTTGCAATAAAGCCGACGGAGAGTAGCGATCTTGTCGCGCAACTTTCCGAATCATTTCGTATTGACGCGTTAGAAGGAGATATTTCGAAAGACATACTTTCAAAAGCAAGTACTAAGCCGATGGAAAAGCTGAAGAAGAAAATGGATACCGGGACGATGAACGATAATTTCGTCAGGATAAATTTGAAGAAGAAGGTGTTTGTGCGAGGCAAGAAGAACttcaatttattcaagtaTAAGAGGAATCAGTGGAAACATAGGAAGAAGTTAACATCCAGTTTGGATGCAGCTGATTTGATCGACAAAAATGGCACGACGTGTTTCAAGTGCGGTGATTTTGGGCATTTTTCTAAACGTTGCACAACTTCCAGGAACGCTACTCTTCTACCTTTGAATGAGATCGACGAATTTAGTTCGAATTTTCTGACTCTGGAGGAAACTGAGAAGATGGCCAGTGAGAATATGCAAGGATCATCTTATTCTGTTATGAAGATTTCATGTTCTTTGCAAcacgaagaagaaaaagaagacatGGCAAAGTTATTCGATGACGACTTTGCAGACGTCAGTAAGAAAGATACATTAATTTTCCAGCATAAAATACCACAGGAATTATTGCCGCCTGAAAGAGAAATAGTTGATCCCCTATATTCTGTGAACGAAAAAGATAATCTTATCAAAACCCCGACGGAAGTCTTCGAGGCGCTACACGAGTTTggtcataaaaattttagattcgGTCAAGAGAAGGCAATAATGAGGATTTTATCTGGCCAGTCTACTCTAGTGATGCTATCGACGGGCTCTGGGAAATCTTTATGTTACCAATTACCAGCGTATCTGTATTCCCAGCATTCCCGCTGTATTACTCTAGTAATTTCGCCATTGGTATCCTTGATGGACGATCAAATAACGAGCATGCCCAAAGTTTTGTCCGCTGCATGTTTGCATACCAATCAGACACCGAAGGTAAGAGAGCAGGTGATGCAATCGGTGAGAGACGGTAAAGTAAATGTTCTTTTGGTGTCACCGGAAGCAGTGGTGGCTGGTGAAAAATCCACCGGTTTTGGCGCCCTCCTCAAACAGCTACCGCCGATCGCGTTTGCCTGCATCGACGAGGTCCACTGTATCTCCCAATGGTCGCACAATTTTCGACCGTCCTATCTGATGATCTGCCGAGTGCTTAAGGAGAAGCTACGTGTGAAGACGATATTGGGACTCACGGCGACTGTCACAAAGACCACTGCGGAAAGTATAGCGAAATATTTGGACCTACCTGACGACATGGTTGGCGCTATATCGGACGTGCCCTTGCCTAGGAATCTCGTCTTAACGGTGTCCAAGGATGAGAACAAGGACCAGGCGTTGATCGCATTGTTGAAGAACGACAGATTCCGCGAACTCGAATCGGTGATAGTTTACTGCATTCGTAGAGAAGAATGTGAGAGAATAGCAGCTTTATTAAGAGTATCGCTACag GATTCGCGAAATCCTGAGAAGCCGAAGGCGAAAATATCTTCGATAGCGGAAGTTTACCACGCTGGTATGACAGCTCATAAACGCAAAATCGTGCAAAAGGAGTTTATGAatggcaaaattaaaattgtggtTGCCACCATTGCATTTGGAATGGGCATCAATAAATCGGACATTCGGGCTATCATTCATTACAATATGCCTGGTACCTTCGAAGGATACGTTCAAGAGGTCGGCCGTGGCGGAAGAGACAGTATCACAGCACATTGTCATTTATTCTTGAATCCTACG CAAAATAGTGATAAATGGGAATTGCGCAGACACATATATGCGAACGGTGTTGATAGACATACGATCAGACATCTACTCCAAAAAATCTTCATTCCTTGCTCTTGCAAAAAAATCAATGGAGAAAATTCCAATCGGAAGTGTCCTGGTCACGAAGTCGCCCTTCCAGTCGATGAAATCGTTCAAGATCTTGATATTACGCAAGAAATAATTTCgacattattatgttatttggAACTACAcccaaaaagttttattaccGTGTTGTCGTCTGTATATGTTCGGGCGCGAATTTCCAGTTACAATGGACCACAAGCACTTAAACGAGCAGCGCAATct tCCCTACCACTTGCAATGGCGATAGCGTTAGACATGCAGAAAGGAATTTCGCACGAGGACAGCAACATAATAGAATTTTCTGTGATCGACATTGCATCGGCCATCGGTTGGGATAGTGGAGTAGTAAAGAGCCATCTTAAAACATTGGAATGGACGACAGGAG TTGATGGGAAGATGAAACGCTCAGCTATATCGGTGCAATACGATAAACTCGGTTTACGAGTGAAAGCACCAGGTGATCTGACCGACATGGAATTGGACGAGGCTCTTGACGCATTAATCGCTCGTACTCGCTCCCAGGAATCTTTGCGTTTGCAGCAGCTCGAGCTTATATCTTTCGCCTTTGATAAGATCAACGTACCGACAATTAAGCATTGTTCGACCTTAGACGACGATGTCATGAGAAGATCAGAGgagctaaaaaatattatcagacaatattttcaatcgGATTCTCTTTTAACCGATGTTGATATCGGTTTTCAG GATAAGGTGACGAATGAGGAGTACATCGCTGCCGATGTGCGCAATTTGATAATACGTTATAGAGATACGAAATTCACTGGTCGCGCTGTAGCTCGCATTTTTCAAGGAATACAAAGTCCGAATTATCCCGCACTAATTTGGAGCAAGTGTCGATTTTGGAGGACACATCTCGCTGCAGATTTCAACGTCATTTGTAAAATCGCAACCAGAGAAATTCTAGCATTACGATAA